A stretch of the Sorangium aterium genome encodes the following:
- a CDS encoding HAD family hydrolase, translating into MNRESAVYAILFDLDGTLVDTVYAHVLSWQRAFAEAGMPIDAWRVHRRIGMSGGLFARAVAREVGYPLAAEQARFVQERHGEIFQQILPERRPLPGAVALLRQLREAGVPHGIATSGRRPDIDASLAALELPPDMVVVARGDVSRAKPAPDLFFACQQRLGVAAEDCYVVGDSVWDLLAARRARMFGVGLLSGGYGQDELLAAGAYRVYRDPAELGAALDELGVLP; encoded by the coding sequence GTGAACCGCGAGAGCGCTGTGTACGCGATCCTCTTCGACCTCGACGGGACCCTTGTGGACACGGTCTACGCCCACGTCCTGTCGTGGCAGCGCGCGTTCGCCGAGGCGGGCATGCCGATCGACGCCTGGCGGGTGCACCGGCGCATCGGGATGAGCGGCGGGCTCTTCGCTCGCGCGGTCGCGCGCGAGGTCGGCTATCCGCTGGCGGCCGAGCAGGCGCGCTTCGTCCAGGAACGCCACGGCGAGATCTTCCAGCAGATCCTGCCGGAGCGACGGCCGCTCCCGGGGGCCGTCGCGCTGCTCCGTCAGCTGCGCGAGGCGGGCGTGCCGCACGGCATCGCCACCTCCGGACGGCGGCCGGATATCGACGCTTCGCTCGCGGCGCTCGAGCTCCCGCCGGACATGGTCGTCGTCGCTCGCGGCGACGTGAGCCGCGCGAAGCCGGCGCCCGATCTCTTCTTCGCTTGCCAGCAGCGCCTCGGGGTGGCGGCCGAGGACTGCTACGTTGTCGGTGACTCCGTGTGGGACCTGCTCGCCGCGCGCCGAGCCCGCATGTTCGGGGTCGGCTTGCTCTCCGGTGGGTACGGACAGGACGAGCTGCTCGCGGCGGGGGCGTACCGGGTATACCGCGACCCCGCGGAGCTCGGCGCCGCGCTCGACGAGCTCGGCGTCCTGCCCTGA
- a CDS encoding YbhB/YbcL family Raf kinase inhibitor-like protein produces MLSLQSPDFHDGDVIPIVHTCEGKDVPPALSWSGVPGGTRSLALIVDDPDAPDPRAPKTTWVHWVLYNIPPDAGGLPEGARKADLPAGTLEGRNDWKRAGYGGPCPPIGKHRYFFKLYALDTVLPSRGGLTKVEVEKAMEGHVLARVELVGTYQKRGGP; encoded by the coding sequence ATGCTCTCGTTACAATCTCCCGATTTCCACGATGGCGATGTGATCCCGATCGTGCACACCTGCGAGGGCAAAGACGTGCCGCCCGCGCTCTCCTGGTCGGGTGTCCCCGGCGGCACGAGGAGCCTTGCGCTCATCGTCGACGACCCGGACGCGCCCGATCCGCGCGCCCCCAAGACGACGTGGGTCCACTGGGTGCTCTACAACATCCCGCCCGACGCCGGCGGCCTGCCCGAGGGCGCGCGCAAGGCCGACCTGCCGGCGGGCACGCTCGAGGGAAGGAACGACTGGAAGCGCGCCGGCTACGGCGGCCCGTGCCCGCCGATCGGCAAACACCGTTACTTCTTCAAGCTGTATGCGCTCGACACGGTGCTGCCCTCGCGAGGCGGGCTCACGAAGGTGGAGGTCGAGAAGGCGATGGAGGGACACGTCCTCGCGCGCGTCGAGCTCGTCGGGACGTACCAGAAGAGGGGCGGCCCGTAG
- a CDS encoding quinone oxidoreductase family protein, whose protein sequence is MKAIGIHHHGDASQLVPLELPEPSPGPHQVRVRVIASSVNPADIRARSAAPGPRRIERQFPLVLGYDVSGIVDAVGPGVDELAVGDEVFGSPSLFGQGANAERVVADSRTLARKPAALSHEQAACLSLAGVTAWECLSRARPAPGAAVLVTAGAGGVGHLQLQLARHLGLRVVATASRPESTALCRELGAAVVLDHTTQDVGQACRDLTGGAGVAVAFDNAGGRALDQALDAVAPMGTVVSIVPTPAPVADRLFMKAASLIYHVMGAATIWRLDPHAQGRALAAVAELAAQGHIRPIVSASYPVRELSQAHRAIESGRTIGKIAIRVAEGW, encoded by the coding sequence ATGAAGGCAATCGGAATCCATCACCATGGCGACGCCTCGCAGCTCGTGCCGCTGGAGCTGCCCGAGCCATCGCCCGGACCCCACCAGGTGAGGGTGCGGGTGATCGCGTCGTCCGTCAACCCGGCGGACATCCGGGCGCGCTCGGCGGCGCCCGGGCCCCGCCGCATCGAGCGGCAGTTCCCGCTGGTGCTCGGCTACGACGTCTCCGGGATCGTCGACGCGGTCGGCCCCGGCGTCGACGAGCTCGCGGTCGGAGACGAGGTGTTCGGCTCACCCAGCCTGTTCGGGCAAGGCGCGAACGCGGAGCGGGTGGTGGCCGACAGCCGCACCCTCGCGCGCAAACCGGCGGCCCTCTCTCATGAGCAGGCTGCATGCCTGTCGCTCGCGGGCGTCACGGCCTGGGAATGCCTCTCGCGCGCGCGGCCCGCGCCCGGCGCCGCGGTGCTGGTCACCGCGGGCGCGGGCGGCGTGGGCCACCTGCAGCTGCAGCTCGCGCGTCACCTCGGGCTACGGGTGGTGGCGACCGCCAGCCGACCCGAGTCGACGGCGCTCTGCCGCGAGCTCGGCGCCGCGGTCGTGCTCGATCACACGACGCAGGACGTGGGCCAGGCGTGCCGGGATCTGACCGGTGGGGCGGGCGTCGCGGTGGCCTTCGACAACGCCGGCGGCCGCGCGCTGGATCAGGCGCTCGACGCCGTGGCGCCGATGGGCACCGTGGTGAGCATCGTGCCGACGCCCGCGCCGGTCGCGGACCGGCTGTTCATGAAGGCGGCGTCGCTCATCTATCATGTGATGGGCGCTGCCACGATCTGGCGGCTCGACCCGCACGCGCAGGGCCGCGCGCTCGCCGCTGTGGCGGAGCTGGCGGCGCAAGGCCACATCAGGCCCATCGTCAGCGCGAGCTACCCGGTGCGCGAGCTCTCGCAGGCCCACCGCGCCATCGAGTCGGGCCGCACGATCGGGAAGATCGCGATCCGCGTGGCGGAAGGCTGGTGA
- a CDS encoding HTTM domain-containing protein codes for MLSKLNARWRRIVELASRERCLIGASLFRIVAGLTLLHLYLANYFQRHYLYGPEGVWPFARSLEEAHSTGAFSIYLLSRSPLYFEVVFHLAMLFAALWVIGFRTRLMSLLTYVGLWSLHQRNPVLLDGGDNLVRLALLYGIFAELGAYFSLDADRLRAQRERGGDLQRIKGTLHNAAILACAVQVCLVYGVAGLYKVQGELWQNGTALYYITRVGEFTWPGHSDSLSRSVAVVTALTYATVGFQLSFPFLFALNRHTRRLSLAAAFLFHAGIAVMMGLGTFAAFMISVELALIADAEYRAIGAFARRLVSFEAPALRRLLPARRIQTK; via the coding sequence ATGCTGAGCAAGCTGAACGCACGCTGGCGTCGCATCGTGGAGCTCGCGAGCCGCGAGCGCTGCCTGATCGGGGCCAGCCTCTTCCGGATCGTCGCCGGGTTGACCCTCCTCCACCTCTACCTGGCCAACTATTTCCAGCGCCATTACCTCTACGGCCCCGAGGGGGTGTGGCCATTCGCGCGGTCGCTCGAGGAGGCCCACAGCACCGGCGCGTTCTCGATTTACCTGCTCAGCAGGTCGCCGCTCTACTTCGAGGTCGTCTTCCACCTCGCCATGCTGTTCGCGGCGCTGTGGGTCATCGGCTTCCGCACGCGGCTCATGTCGCTGCTCACGTATGTCGGGCTCTGGTCGCTGCATCAGCGGAACCCCGTCCTGCTCGACGGCGGCGACAACCTCGTCCGGCTCGCGCTCCTCTATGGCATCTTCGCCGAGCTCGGCGCCTACTTCTCGCTCGACGCCGACCGCCTCCGCGCGCAGCGGGAGCGCGGCGGGGACCTCCAGCGGATCAAGGGGACGCTCCACAACGCGGCGATCCTCGCCTGCGCCGTCCAGGTGTGCCTGGTCTACGGGGTCGCAGGGCTCTACAAGGTGCAGGGGGAGCTGTGGCAGAACGGGACGGCCCTTTATTACATCACCCGCGTCGGCGAGTTCACGTGGCCCGGCCACAGCGACAGCCTCTCCCGCAGCGTCGCGGTGGTGACGGCGCTGACCTACGCGACGGTCGGGTTCCAGCTCAGCTTCCCGTTCCTGTTCGCCCTGAACCGGCACACACGCAGGCTCTCGCTCGCCGCGGCGTTCCTGTTCCACGCCGGCATCGCCGTCATGATGGGGCTCGGCACGTTCGCCGCCTTCATGATCAGCGTCGAGCTGGCGCTCATCGCGGACGCGGAGTACCGGGCGATCGGCGCGTTCGCCAGGCGCCTCGTGTCCTTCGAGGCGCCCGCGCTCCGGCGCCTCCTGCCCGCGCGCCGGATCCAGACGAAGTAG
- a CDS encoding erythromycin esterase family protein — protein sequence MARLRRLIEPGTRATPDLLAGLRALARPLRSTADLDPLIERIGDARCALLGEATHGTREFYTWRAELSRRLIVEAGASFIAVEGDWPDCYRVNRYVKGYADAGSSARAVLRAFDRWPTWMWANEEVADLIEWLRRYNEGRSEEQRVGFYGLDVYSLWDSLREVMRYLEGAAPDALPAARRALRCFEPYADDAQGYARATVLVPESCQAEAVRLLAEVRRRAPAFGADGRDGHFVAEQNALVVKNAEAYYRAMVLSDAESWNVRDRHMAETLDRLLEQHGPRGRAIVWAHNTHIGDSRFTDMAERGEVNLGQLARERHGEERVALVAFGTHRGTVIAAREWDAPMEVMRLPVGRPESWEDLLHETGGRDQLLIFEPGRLPQESLAWRGHRAVGVVYHPEYDWYGNYVPTVLPRRYDALLFVDESQAVRPLHLAPRAEREPPETYPTGV from the coding sequence ATGGCGCGACTGCGACGCCTCATCGAGCCGGGGACGCGCGCGACGCCCGACCTCCTGGCCGGGCTCCGCGCGCTGGCCCGGCCGCTGCGCTCCACGGCCGATCTCGACCCCTTGATCGAGCGGATCGGCGACGCGCGCTGCGCGCTCCTCGGCGAGGCGACGCACGGGACGCGCGAGTTCTACACGTGGCGCGCAGAGCTCTCCCGGCGGCTGATCGTCGAGGCGGGCGCCTCCTTCATCGCCGTCGAGGGCGACTGGCCCGATTGCTACCGCGTCAACCGGTATGTGAAGGGCTACGCGGACGCGGGGAGCAGCGCCCGCGCGGTGCTGCGCGCCTTCGATCGCTGGCCGACCTGGATGTGGGCCAACGAGGAGGTCGCCGACCTGATCGAGTGGCTGCGCAGGTACAACGAGGGTCGGTCCGAGGAGCAGCGGGTCGGCTTCTACGGGCTCGACGTCTACAGCCTCTGGGACTCGCTCCGCGAGGTCATGCGCTACCTGGAGGGGGCCGCCCCCGACGCGCTTCCGGCCGCGCGGCGCGCGCTCCGCTGCTTCGAGCCGTATGCCGACGATGCCCAGGGGTACGCCAGGGCGACGGTGCTCGTGCCGGAGTCGTGCCAGGCGGAGGCCGTCAGGCTGCTCGCCGAGGTGCGCAGGAGAGCGCCGGCGTTCGGCGCCGACGGGCGCGACGGGCACTTCGTCGCCGAGCAGAACGCGCTCGTGGTCAAGAACGCCGAGGCCTACTACCGGGCGATGGTGCTCAGCGACGCGGAGTCCTGGAACGTCCGCGATCGGCACATGGCCGAGACGCTCGATCGGCTGCTCGAGCAGCACGGCCCGCGCGGGCGCGCGATCGTCTGGGCGCACAACACGCACATCGGCGACTCGCGCTTCACCGACATGGCGGAGCGGGGTGAGGTGAACCTCGGCCAGCTCGCCCGCGAGCGCCACGGGGAGGAGCGCGTCGCGCTCGTCGCCTTCGGCACCCACCGCGGCACGGTGATCGCCGCCCGGGAGTGGGACGCGCCGATGGAGGTGATGCGCTTGCCGGTCGGGCGGCCCGAGAGCTGGGAGGACCTGCTGCACGAGACGGGCGGCCGGGATCAGCTGCTGATCTTCGAGCCGGGGCGGCTGCCGCAGGAGTCGCTGGCCTGGCGCGGCCACCGCGCCGTCGGCGTCGTCTACCACCCCGAGTACGACTGGTACGGGAACTACGTGCCGACGGTGCTGCCGCGCCGCTACGACGCGCTCCTCTTCGTGGACGAGTCACAGGCCGTCCGGCCCCTGCACCTCGCGCCGCGGGCAGAGAGGGAGCCGCCGGAGACCTACCCCACCGGCGTGTGA
- a CDS encoding glucuronyl esterase domain-containing protein: MPEPSGLTEVNEKLPDPFTFFNGTKVTTKEQWECRRKEILAMAAKYLYGPVPAEPDEVTGTVSGGNVSITAKVGGKTESFSASISGSGSVIALKLSGGIFPSGSKTLSFGSGFEGKIRNLFGLSEVNTNIANGWMIDRVMDVLEQNPGSGHDPTKVMVSGCSGCGKGAYLAGVFSRAPVVVIVESGGGGVANLRQAEWFRHGEGGSVWQCSDAKPQSIDNLEDSGICGPWVTSAARWLRSDPSKVYNLPFDTHMLLATIAPRYLVHFTNANGKNSWCHLGGTCEALSAWAAKPVWKALGVPERMGFQMYSANHCGASASQTALAGEMFKRAFEGNTSANTDVLNIMDNGVQQPVSEWKDMWIDWDMDTVLQ; this comes from the coding sequence TTGCCTGAGCCGAGCGGTCTGACCGAGGTAAACGAGAAACTCCCGGATCCGTTTACGTTCTTCAACGGAACGAAGGTCACCACCAAGGAGCAGTGGGAGTGCCGCCGCAAGGAAATCCTGGCAATGGCAGCCAAGTACCTCTACGGTCCAGTTCCCGCCGAGCCGGATGAGGTGACCGGAACCGTATCCGGAGGTAACGTTTCAATCACCGCCAAGGTGGGTGGAAAAACAGAGAGCTTCTCGGCGAGTATCAGTGGATCCGGTAGTGTGATCGCCCTCAAGTTGTCCGGTGGAATCTTCCCGTCAGGCAGTAAAACGCTGTCGTTTGGAAGCGGCTTTGAAGGCAAGATTAGAAATCTCTTCGGCTTGTCCGAGGTCAACACCAACATCGCCAACGGGTGGATGATTGACCGGGTGATGGACGTGTTGGAGCAGAACCCGGGCAGCGGGCACGATCCCACGAAGGTGATGGTGTCGGGGTGCTCCGGATGTGGAAAAGGTGCTTACCTGGCGGGTGTCTTCAGTCGTGCGCCGGTGGTCGTCATCGTGGAGTCGGGCGGTGGTGGTGTAGCCAACCTGCGTCAGGCAGAGTGGTTCAGGCACGGTGAAGGTGGTTCTGTTTGGCAGTGCTCAGACGCCAAGCCTCAGAGCATCGACAACCTTGAAGACAGCGGCATCTGCGGACCCTGGGTGACCAGTGCAGCCCGTTGGCTCCGAAGCGACCCCTCGAAGGTGTACAACCTCCCCTTCGATACGCATATGCTCCTGGCGACCATCGCTCCACGGTATCTGGTGCACTTCACGAATGCCAATGGCAAGAACTCATGGTGTCACCTGGGTGGAACCTGTGAGGCGCTCTCCGCATGGGCAGCAAAACCGGTATGGAAAGCGCTCGGTGTCCCGGAGCGCATGGGTTTTCAGATGTACAGCGCAAACCACTGCGGCGCATCGGCCTCTCAAACCGCCCTTGCAGGCGAAATGTTCAAGCGAGCGTTCGAAGGCAATACCAGCGCAAACACGGACGTGCTGAACATCATGGACAATGGCGTTCAGCAGCCGGTCAGCGAATGGAAAGACATGTGGATTGACTGGGATATGGATACCGTGCTGCAGTAG
- a CDS encoding PAS domain-containing protein, with amino-acid sequence MTLDLDGPGLHVGAGPLPHAGVDPLPLLCALPVAAAVFDAKGALRCANPRLEQILAEGALPAWPVSPAHAPAVLPASPEGLAGEAQEVLAAIRAVLEGEREQAGIELRGGAPGAPSFEISVTQLRVDGARGALVCVNDPAAPRSTPGTVPIESFLDTIIEHVPVSVFIKEVTEFRLVRMNGHYEKVFGTPRSGVLGKNVFDLFPHRLEEARWLDRLDRDVIEKGEIVDVPESRIATPTGERWLHMVKVPLKDEHGVCRYLLVMVEDITEKKRADEAVQKELVWFATQRQLLDVIQELSTPVIPVHEGILVVPLVGTIDSARGAQLLETLLQGIERHRAETVLIDITGVPVLDADVAARLLQATRAAALLGATCVLVGASPDVARTLVAQGIDLGNLLTQRDLQAGILYALARQGKAIVHQRRERR; translated from the coding sequence ATGACCCTAGATCTCGATGGGCCCGGCCTGCACGTCGGCGCTGGTCCCCTGCCGCACGCTGGCGTCGACCCCCTGCCGCTCCTCTGCGCGCTCCCGGTAGCCGCCGCCGTCTTCGATGCAAAGGGAGCGCTCCGGTGCGCCAATCCTCGCCTCGAGCAGATCCTCGCGGAAGGCGCGCTCCCCGCCTGGCCGGTGTCTCCCGCGCACGCGCCGGCCGTCCTGCCCGCGTCGCCCGAGGGGCTCGCCGGCGAGGCGCAGGAGGTGCTCGCAGCCATCCGCGCCGTCCTCGAAGGCGAGCGCGAGCAGGCCGGCATCGAGCTCCGGGGCGGCGCGCCCGGCGCGCCGTCCTTCGAGATCTCGGTCACGCAGCTTCGCGTCGATGGCGCGCGCGGCGCGCTCGTCTGCGTCAACGACCCGGCTGCGCCGCGCAGCACGCCAGGGACGGTGCCTATCGAGAGCTTCCTCGACACCATCATCGAGCACGTGCCCGTCTCGGTCTTCATCAAGGAGGTGACGGAATTCCGCCTCGTCCGGATGAACGGCCATTACGAGAAGGTCTTCGGCACCCCGCGGAGCGGCGTTCTCGGCAAGAACGTCTTCGACCTTTTTCCGCATCGACTGGAGGAGGCCAGGTGGCTCGATCGCCTGGATCGCGACGTGATCGAGAAGGGCGAGATCGTGGACGTGCCCGAGTCGCGCATCGCCACGCCGACCGGGGAGCGGTGGCTTCACATGGTGAAGGTGCCCCTCAAAGACGAGCACGGCGTCTGCCGCTATCTCCTGGTCATGGTCGAGGACATCACGGAGAAGAAGCGCGCCGACGAGGCGGTGCAGAAGGAGCTCGTGTGGTTCGCGACGCAGCGGCAGCTCCTCGACGTCATCCAGGAGCTGTCCACGCCGGTCATCCCGGTCCACGAAGGCATCCTCGTGGTGCCCCTCGTGGGGACCATCGACTCCGCCCGCGGCGCCCAGCTCCTGGAGACGCTCCTCCAGGGCATCGAGCGCCACCGGGCCGAGACGGTGCTCATCGACATCACGGGCGTGCCGGTCCTCGACGCCGACGTGGCTGCCCGCCTCCTCCAGGCCACGCGGGCCGCCGCGCTCCTTGGCGCCACGTGCGTCCTCGTCGGGGCGTCACCCGACGTCGCCCGGACGCTTGTCGCGCAGGGGATCGATCTGGGCAACCTCCTGACGCAGCGCGATCTCCAGGCCGGGATCCTCTATGCCCTCGCCCGTCAGGGCAAGGCGATCGTCCATCAGCGGCGCGAGCGCCGCTGA
- a CDS encoding DUF5819 family protein: MRRLLRVLSTSAPALLAAALCFHFAMTVAYLTPQNPLQLRFARLISGYMNPFLQQNWHLFAPDPITDTRFVMVACRLREPDGSTTETGWTDITTPYWESHLENRLGPATRIGRSVTGAARMIYTVDPTSLQMAKKLDQQRARAQAGGGGAEAADAQVVDMLRDQVKKEQDAGFQLGKTVLERAGSAHCDSLFGPNRTAAVRLRLAVLKFPRFSRRDLPDAKGELSYYDFDWAPYQPVAPLEAATEDRRQTPVALRAAAVEER, from the coding sequence ATGCGCCGTTTACTCCGTGTGCTCTCGACGTCCGCGCCCGCGCTGCTCGCCGCGGCGCTCTGTTTTCATTTCGCGATGACAGTCGCCTACCTGACGCCGCAGAACCCGCTTCAGCTCCGCTTCGCGCGGCTCATCAGCGGGTACATGAACCCGTTCCTCCAGCAGAACTGGCACCTCTTCGCCCCCGATCCCATCACCGACACGCGCTTCGTGATGGTCGCCTGCCGCCTGCGCGAGCCGGACGGGAGCACGACAGAGACCGGGTGGACCGATATCACGACCCCTTACTGGGAATCCCACCTGGAGAACCGCCTCGGCCCCGCGACGCGCATCGGACGATCGGTGACGGGCGCTGCGCGCATGATCTACACCGTCGATCCGACGTCGCTGCAGATGGCGAAGAAGCTCGATCAGCAGCGCGCCCGCGCGCAGGCGGGCGGAGGCGGCGCCGAGGCCGCCGATGCTCAGGTGGTCGACATGCTCAGGGACCAGGTGAAGAAGGAGCAGGACGCCGGCTTTCAGCTCGGCAAGACCGTCCTGGAGCGGGCCGGCTCCGCGCACTGTGACAGCCTGTTCGGCCCGAACCGCACCGCGGCGGTGCGGCTGCGCCTGGCGGTGCTGAAGTTCCCGCGCTTCTCCCGGCGCGACCTGCCCGACGCGAAGGGTGAACTGTCGTACTACGATTTCGACTGGGCTCCGTATCAACCGGTGGCGCCGCTGGAGGCGGCGACCGAGGACAGACGCCAGACGCCCGTGGCCCTCCGGGCAGCGGCCGTGGAGGAGCGGTGA
- a CDS encoding glucuronyl esterase domain-containing protein: MTSGTGGPSTSVSGAGGSDPTGAGGADPTGVGGSNPTGGGGSNPTGGGDTTLVGVETPGEDCPVPNMPSFGELKAYDKLHDPFTMMDGTKVTTRAQWVCRHREISELVQHWETGPKEVKKATVKGSFAGGKLTINVSGGAQNVSFSVSISLPSTGSPPYPALIGLSNGSLDNNHLKQMGVAIINYDHNGVQPESDRSGGIFSKFHGNAESGALIAWAWGASRIIDALESTPDAQIDPKRLAITGCSRNGKGALMVGAMDSRFALTIPQESGSGGVAAWRVSEVDNKGQTGSAGVQNLTRTYGEQKWFSKTIEQFGSAVTKLPLDHHQLVSMVAPRGLLILGNLNYEWLSTNNADQAGGAARLVYEALGVKQNIGYVDSGHNHCGTDYKNGEQAAIDAFVKKFLLNDASANTDVWKPKNELDKAKWVEWTAPTIP; the protein is encoded by the coding sequence GTGACCTCGGGAACGGGCGGTCCGTCGACGAGCGTTTCGGGGGCCGGTGGGTCGGACCCGACGGGCGCCGGCGGCGCTGACCCGACGGGCGTTGGCGGCTCGAACCCGACGGGCGGCGGCGGCTCGAACCCGACGGGCGGCGGGGACACGACGCTGGTCGGGGTCGAGACCCCCGGCGAGGACTGTCCGGTGCCGAACATGCCCTCCTTCGGCGAGCTGAAGGCGTACGACAAGCTGCACGATCCCTTCACCATGATGGATGGTACGAAGGTGACGACACGCGCGCAGTGGGTGTGCCGGCATCGTGAGATCTCCGAGCTGGTCCAGCACTGGGAGACCGGCCCGAAGGAGGTGAAGAAGGCCACCGTCAAGGGCAGCTTCGCCGGCGGCAAGCTGACGATCAACGTGAGCGGCGGCGCCCAAAATGTCTCCTTCTCCGTGAGCATCTCCCTGCCCAGCACCGGCTCACCTCCCTATCCTGCGCTGATCGGGCTCAGCAACGGCTCGCTCGACAACAACCATCTGAAGCAGATGGGCGTCGCGATCATCAACTACGATCACAACGGGGTGCAGCCGGAGAGCGACCGGAGCGGCGGCATCTTCTCCAAGTTCCATGGGAACGCGGAGAGCGGCGCCCTGATCGCCTGGGCCTGGGGCGCGAGCCGCATCATCGATGCCCTCGAGTCCACGCCCGACGCGCAGATCGATCCGAAGCGGCTCGCCATCACGGGCTGCTCCCGCAACGGCAAGGGGGCGCTGATGGTCGGCGCGATGGATTCGCGCTTCGCGCTGACGATCCCGCAGGAGTCTGGCTCGGGCGGCGTGGCGGCGTGGCGCGTCTCGGAGGTCGATAACAAGGGCCAGACCGGCAGCGCCGGCGTCCAGAACCTCACGAGGACTTACGGCGAGCAGAAGTGGTTCAGCAAGACGATCGAGCAGTTCGGCAGCGCGGTGACCAAGCTCCCGCTCGACCACCACCAGCTGGTCAGCATGGTGGCGCCTCGCGGCCTCCTGATCCTCGGGAACCTCAACTACGAGTGGCTGAGCACGAACAATGCAGATCAGGCCGGCGGAGCCGCCAGGCTGGTCTACGAGGCCCTCGGCGTGAAGCAGAACATCGGGTACGTCGACAGCGGGCACAACCACTGCGGCACGGACTACAAGAACGGCGAGCAGGCCGCGATCGACGCCTTCGTCAAGAAGTTCCTGCTCAACGACGCCAGCGCGAACACCGATGTCTGGAAGCCGAAGAACGAGCTCGACAAGGCGAAGTGGGTGGAGTGGACGGCCCCGACGATCCCGTAG
- a CDS encoding DmpA family aminopeptidase: MRARDLGVAPGIFDPGPLNAITDVGGVRVGHATVIEGDAIRTGVTAVFPHGGNLYLDRVPAAIHVGNGFGKLVGATQVRELGELETPILLTTTLCVFRAADALVEWMLAQPGMEEVRSLNPVVGETNDGALNAVRLRPITAEHVRAALGSAREGPTLEGCVGAGTGTVAFGWKGGIGTASRVLPASLGGACVGVLVQSNFGGVLQVMGAPVGEELGRYAFRSQVEAAAGDGSILILVATDAPLSDRNLGRLAARAILGLARTGSSGANGSGDYAIAFSTSASVRRRSGAKRLAITELSNQETSALFQAVIEATEEAIYNSLFTAETTTGSGRTVDAIPLDRVREVLSRHGVQRPSGRSRPA, encoded by the coding sequence GTGCGCGCGCGTGATCTCGGCGTCGCGCCTGGCATCTTCGATCCGGGCCCGCTGAACGCGATCACCGACGTGGGCGGCGTGCGCGTCGGGCACGCCACGGTGATCGAGGGGGACGCGATCCGCACCGGCGTCACCGCCGTATTCCCCCACGGAGGGAACCTCTACCTCGATCGCGTCCCCGCGGCGATCCATGTGGGCAACGGGTTTGGCAAGCTCGTCGGCGCGACCCAGGTCCGCGAGCTGGGTGAGCTGGAGACTCCCATTCTCCTCACGACCACGCTTTGCGTGTTCCGGGCCGCCGACGCGCTCGTCGAATGGATGCTGGCGCAGCCGGGCATGGAGGAGGTGCGCTCGCTCAACCCGGTCGTCGGCGAGACCAACGACGGCGCGCTCAACGCGGTCCGGCTCCGTCCGATCACCGCCGAGCACGTGCGCGCGGCGCTGGGCTCGGCGCGGGAGGGGCCCACGCTGGAGGGGTGCGTCGGCGCGGGCACGGGCACCGTCGCCTTCGGATGGAAGGGGGGGATCGGCACCGCCTCGCGGGTGCTGCCGGCGTCGCTCGGCGGGGCCTGCGTCGGCGTGCTCGTCCAGTCGAACTTCGGCGGCGTGCTGCAGGTGATGGGCGCGCCCGTCGGCGAGGAGCTCGGCCGGTACGCTTTCCGGTCGCAGGTCGAGGCGGCGGCGGGCGACGGCTCCATCCTCATCCTCGTCGCGACGGACGCGCCGCTGTCGGATCGCAACCTCGGACGACTCGCTGCCCGCGCGATCCTGGGCCTGGCACGCACCGGATCCTCCGGCGCGAACGGCTCCGGCGACTACGCGATCGCCTTCTCGACGAGCGCCTCGGTGCGGCGCCGCTCCGGCGCGAAGCGGCTCGCGATCACGGAGCTCTCGAACCAGGAGACGTCCGCCCTCTTCCAGGCCGTGATCGAGGCGACGGAGGAGGCCATCTACAACTCGCTCTTCACGGCCGAGACCACCACGGGGAGCGGTCGCACCGTGGACGCCATTCCGCTGGATCGCGTCCGTGAGGTGCTGTCGAGGCACGGCGTCCAGCGGCCGTCCGGCCGCTCCCGCCCTGCATGA